From a single Shewanella denitrificans OS217 genomic region:
- a CDS encoding Fic family protein — protein MNPVSQKLADSLEQLKLLQESGSVAIQSKQLSRLHRERLLKHGFIREVIRGWYIPAMPDEKLGDSTSWYTCFWDFCGAYLSERFDQSWCLSPEQSINHHIGDKTVPQQLLVRSPKGNNKPTDFLYNTSIFDVRLNLPDVEHIQSLAGLNIYSLPAAVVYCSPKSFVNSPIQMRTALSMVTDASDLLSILLAANHSVIAGRLVGAFRNIGRDLIADNILKGMNAADLVVLEEDPFVEKVQLNLGRRDVSPYVNRIRLMWAQMREDVIAHFPEPMNQTVDIDTYMAEVEEQYVTDAYHSLSIEGYRVTRELIELVRSGSWQADDGSGESKKYLDAMAAKGYWDAFGEVKKTVRAVLEGKNPGDMLERAHSDWYLALFGPSVAAGIIKQSDLAGYRTGPVYIRQSMHTPPSRDAVRTMMPTLFDLLAQEENAAVRLVLGHFIFVYIHPYFDGNGRMGRFIMNLMMASGAYPWTVVPVERRSEYMQALESASVKQDIVPFTQFLASLLL, from the coding sequence ATGAACCCTGTATCACAAAAGCTAGCGGATTCTCTCGAACAGCTGAAACTGCTTCAGGAATCAGGCTCTGTTGCCATACAATCAAAGCAACTTAGCCGCTTACATCGTGAGCGGTTACTTAAGCACGGATTCATCCGCGAAGTTATTCGAGGTTGGTATATTCCTGCTATGCCCGATGAAAAGTTAGGTGACAGCACGTCTTGGTACACATGCTTCTGGGATTTCTGCGGTGCCTATTTGTCAGAGCGGTTCGACCAATCTTGGTGCTTATCGCCTGAGCAGTCTATAAATCACCATATTGGTGACAAAACGGTTCCCCAACAGTTGCTGGTGCGTTCTCCAAAGGGTAACAATAAGCCGACTGACTTCTTGTATAACACTTCTATCTTTGACGTTAGACTAAATTTGCCTGATGTCGAACATATCCAAAGCCTGGCTGGGCTTAATATCTATAGTTTGCCAGCGGCAGTAGTTTATTGCTCGCCTAAGTCGTTTGTTAATTCTCCTATCCAAATGCGCACGGCGCTGTCAATGGTGACTGATGCCTCGGATCTCTTGTCCATATTATTGGCCGCTAATCATAGTGTTATAGCGGGCCGATTAGTGGGCGCTTTTAGGAACATTGGCCGGGATCTTATTGCGGACAACATACTAAAAGGCATGAACGCGGCCGACTTAGTTGTGCTAGAAGAGGATCCTTTCGTAGAAAAAGTGCAACTAAACTTGGGTCGCCGCGATGTCTCACCCTATGTTAATCGAATTCGACTGATGTGGGCGCAGATGCGTGAAGATGTTATCGCACACTTTCCAGAGCCTATGAACCAGACCGTCGATATCGACACTTACATGGCCGAGGTGGAAGAGCAATACGTCACTGACGCCTATCACTCATTGTCCATTGAAGGTTATCGAGTCACTCGTGAACTCATCGAACTGGTTCGTTCTGGAAGTTGGCAGGCCGACGACGGGTCAGGCGAAAGTAAGAAATACTTAGATGCCATGGCTGCTAAAGGCTACTGGGATGCATTTGGGGAAGTGAAAAAAACCGTTAGAGCTGTCTTGGAGGGCAAGAATCCAGGTGATATGTTGGAGCGAGCACATAGTGACTGGTATTTAGCTTTATTTGGCCCAAGTGTTGCTGCCGGTATCATTAAACAATCGGATCTCGCTGGCTACCGAACGGGGCCTGTGTATATTCGCCAGTCTATGCATACGCCTCCTAGTCGGGATGCCGTTAGGACAATGATGCCGACATTGTTTGATTTACTGGCACAGGAAGAAAATGCGGCAGTAAGGCTTGTGCTGGGGCACTTTATTTTTGTGTATATTCATCCTTACTTTGATGGCAATGGCAGAATGGGAAGGTTTATTATGAACTTAATGATGGCCTCGGGGGCTTACCCCTGGACTGTCGTACCAGTCGAACGACGCAGTGAATATATGCAGGCATTGGAATCGGCCAGCGTTAAACAGGATATTGTGCCTTTCACTCAGTTTCTGGCATCACTATTACTTTAG
- a CDS encoding type II toxin-antitoxin system RelE family toxin has protein sequence MTYDLTFDPRAFKEWHKLGDTVRQQFKKKLAEILSLTMAAMVKLDMSTPSCWKTFSVMLFS, from the coding sequence ATGACCTATGATTTGACGTTCGATCCTCGGGCTTTCAAAGAATGGCATAAGCTGGGTGATACAGTTCGGCAGCAATTTAAAAAGAAGTTGGCTGAAATTCTTAGTTTAACCATGGCTGCCATGGTTAAACTTGATATGAGCACACCGAGTTGCTGGAAAACCTTCTCTGTTATGTTATTTAGTTAG
- a CDS encoding DUF4386 domain-containing protein, with amino-acid sequence MIDKSTTSSTNIYTKVAGITYILIIILALIPSSIFDIGSMLKAKDAAKNLVGHEGIFRIGIAIEFMMFLLVMVLSWALYVILKPVNKNLALLGLIFRFGEAILGCVIIVFYLMVLMFLGGAEYLQVFEAEQLQALARFSLILSGVGYHILLTVMGIGGLVFCYLFYISTYIPRPLAAWGIITYLTMIIYGFINIALQNPQSELAYAMAPGALFEVIIGFWLLFKGVNVNQQKQPQ; translated from the coding sequence ATGATTGATAAATCAACGACTAGTTCAACAAACATTTATACAAAAGTGGCTGGAATAACATACATATTAATTATCATACTCGCGTTAATTCCCTCGAGCATTTTTGATATTGGATCAATGTTGAAAGCAAAGGATGCGGCTAAAAACCTCGTAGGCCACGAGGGTATATTTAGAATAGGTATTGCCATCGAATTTATGATGTTCCTGCTCGTCATGGTGCTTTCATGGGCGCTGTACGTCATTTTGAAACCGGTGAACAAGAACCTTGCATTGCTAGGACTCATTTTTAGATTTGGAGAAGCGATACTCGGATGCGTCATCATAGTTTTTTATTTGATGGTATTAATGTTTTTAGGGGGCGCTGAATATTTACAGGTTTTTGAAGCTGAGCAATTACAGGCGTTAGCTAGATTTTCCCTCATCTTAAGTGGCGTTGGCTATCACATTTTGTTGACCGTAATGGGTATTGGTGGCCTTGTATTTTGTTACTTATTTTATATTTCAACATATATCCCTCGTCCGTTAGCGGCTTGGGGGATTATTACGTATTTAACCATGATTATTTATGGTTTCATCAATATTGCCTTGCAAAACCCTCAGTCAGAATTAGCCTACGCTATGGCGCCTGGCGCCTTATTTGAAGTTATCATTGGCTTTTGGCTGCTGTTTAAAGGTGTCAATGTCAATCAGCAAAAGCAGCCGCAGTAG
- a CDS encoding MFS transporter: MKNESIIFIACITVFLAQLGMTMYLPALPIIAEAFSSPAQDVSLSLPAFLIGMAAPMLVWGSLSEKYGRKTMLSVSLLSYAICSAGISLVYDTEMFILLRFLQGLGASGMSVMSRIMIRDRFSGALLSKSLSWLSIAFVVSLGVGQYLGAVLLVSLGWQAIFLSLAIATLLLFLVLIRLPSPNVQPSSNSLSFLATYAKLLHSRDFFLPALAGGLGYGVIIVFNTNAPFIFQGAFGWSASEYGLLGWPISLAYLVGAWLVNRYVIRKGNTFFVLMGLSILLFSCTVMLFGSILLLPLLLWVPYCLGVAGQAMNYPVSMAIATENAPIKGPYAMALCGFMHQLMAAVIGVVASILPGEYIWMSTGLMCALAMAALVVIMRTRP; the protein is encoded by the coding sequence ATGAAGAATGAGTCTATCATTTTTATTGCCTGTATCACGGTATTCTTGGCACAGCTGGGAATGACTATGTATCTACCGGCTCTGCCTATTATTGCAGAAGCATTCTCTAGCCCAGCACAAGATGTCTCTCTTTCCTTACCCGCTTTTTTGATAGGAATGGCGGCACCTATGCTGGTCTGGGGAAGCTTAAGTGAAAAATATGGTCGGAAAACGATGCTTTCGGTATCTCTTTTATCATATGCAATCTGTAGCGCTGGCATATCTTTAGTATATGACACAGAAATGTTTATTTTACTTCGTTTCCTACAAGGCTTGGGGGCTAGTGGTATGTCAGTTATGTCACGGATTATGATCCGTGACCGATTCAGCGGTGCACTACTGTCTAAGAGTCTGTCTTGGCTGTCTATTGCATTTGTTGTTTCACTTGGCGTGGGCCAATATTTGGGAGCAGTACTTTTGGTGAGCTTGGGCTGGCAAGCTATTTTTCTCAGCCTTGCAATTGCTACATTATTGTTATTTTTAGTCCTTATAAGGCTACCATCTCCAAATGTACAGCCTTCCAGTAACTCATTATCATTTCTTGCCACTTACGCTAAGCTATTGCACAGCAGAGACTTTTTTTTACCTGCACTTGCAGGTGGCCTAGGTTACGGGGTGATCATCGTCTTCAATACCAATGCGCCATTTATATTTCAGGGGGCCTTCGGTTGGAGTGCATCAGAGTACGGGCTGTTGGGGTGGCCAATAAGCCTTGCCTACTTAGTTGGTGCATGGCTGGTTAATCGGTATGTGATAAGAAAAGGCAACACTTTTTTTGTCTTAATGGGGTTAAGCATCTTGCTCTTCAGTTGTACGGTTATGTTATTTGGCAGTATCTTGCTATTGCCTTTGTTGCTATGGGTTCCTTATTGTCTGGGAGTCGCTGGACAAGCGATGAACTATCCCGTCAGTATGGCTATTGCTACTGAAAATGCGCCCATAAAGGGCCCTTATGCTATGGCTTTGTGTGGATTCATGCATCAACTTATGGCCGCCGTTATCGGTGTTGTAGCGAGTATATTACCCGGGGAATACATTTGGATGAGCACGGGGTTGATGTGCGCGCTGGCAATGGCCGCACTTGTGGTTATTATGCGAACCCGTCCATAA
- a CDS encoding DUF5062 family protein encodes MKAGKHDTKLLKLAMEIGVGYAKKRGFDDFGQGISPKDKVECIYRLLVEDKLIQPLAEDKDDGPNRKHKLILWISKQLPKEHELLN; translated from the coding sequence ATGAAAGCGGGTAAACACGACACTAAACTGTTAAAGCTTGCGATGGAAATTGGCGTAGGGTATGCGAAGAAGCGCGGCTTTGATGACTTCGGCCAAGGGATTTCACCCAAAGATAAAGTGGAATGTATTTATCGATTATTAGTTGAAGATAAGCTCATTCAGCCCTTAGCCGAAGATAAAGACGATGGCCCGAATCGAAAACATAAATTGATATTATGGATCAGCAAGCAATTGCCTAAAGAGCATGAGTTGTTAAATTAA
- a CDS encoding amidohydrolase family protein has product MKLLWKHSLAFILLLNYLVLNSDASAAERWFLNASVLDPNSKDVILRQVLVRDDQIIQVIETVPEDDGIAREDLGGDLMLPGMIDMHTHAWGNGSLTHNEGYQYIGIRGTLNAMLYAGVHGALDLFGKEDQLLDYRDNQYSSIRDEAQLFAAGPCFTVTTGHCSMMGIKTRIIDSPEQVVPEVQELAAKQPNVLKVVLEQEHPRRPTVSKETLQVFLAEAKKLNIPSVVHVGSWADVRTASELGANAITHLPLTPMPEDIPALLKANDTAIITTVGVILETQRLFKEVPKSHTDELTRTLVKPAILEQFPVEKNSKGQVDWLRSEKWLHAKVNATHSLTTLVAQGVTIIAASDSANLTMYQGVGLHTELFHLQQLGMSAKDILLSATHEAYQFLGINWGIKAGAKANFIILPLEVTQDITKTVEFKRIYLEGRVVDREKLLTYAIPDWWQYSKLLIGVED; this is encoded by the coding sequence ATGAAATTATTATGGAAGCATTCGCTCGCCTTCATTTTACTGCTCAACTATTTAGTACTAAATTCAGATGCGAGCGCCGCAGAGCGTTGGTTCTTAAACGCCTCTGTACTTGACCCTAACTCTAAAGACGTCATATTAAGGCAGGTGTTAGTCCGTGATGATCAAATCATTCAAGTGATTGAGACTGTCCCAGAAGATGACGGTATTGCGCGGGAGGACTTGGGCGGCGATCTTATGTTGCCCGGCATGATAGACATGCACACCCATGCCTGGGGAAATGGCTCACTTACCCATAATGAGGGTTACCAATACATAGGCATAAGAGGTACTTTAAACGCCATGCTTTACGCTGGAGTGCACGGTGCGCTGGATTTATTCGGCAAGGAAGATCAACTGCTTGATTACCGCGATAACCAATACTCAAGCATAAGGGATGAAGCACAGCTGTTTGCCGCAGGCCCTTGCTTCACAGTCACCACTGGTCACTGCTCCATGATGGGCATTAAGACCCGCATTATAGATTCGCCCGAGCAAGTCGTGCCTGAAGTACAAGAGCTTGCAGCTAAACAGCCCAATGTACTCAAAGTCGTCTTAGAGCAGGAGCATCCTAGAAGACCCACTGTATCCAAAGAAACCCTGCAAGTATTTCTGGCCGAAGCAAAGAAACTCAATATCCCCTCAGTGGTTCACGTGGGAAGCTGGGCTGATGTGCGAACCGCGAGTGAACTTGGGGCAAATGCCATTACCCATCTCCCCCTTACACCTATGCCAGAGGATATCCCTGCGTTGCTAAAGGCCAACGACACCGCAATTATTACCACTGTGGGTGTGATCCTTGAAACTCAGAGATTATTCAAAGAAGTCCCCAAGAGTCATACCGATGAGTTAACCCGAACCTTGGTTAAACCCGCCATACTTGAGCAGTTTCCCGTTGAGAAAAACAGTAAAGGTCAAGTTGACTGGCTAAGGTCTGAAAAGTGGTTGCACGCCAAGGTTAATGCCACGCATTCGCTTACTACACTTGTTGCCCAAGGAGTCACCATCATTGCCGCCTCAGATAGCGCCAACTTAACTATGTATCAAGGGGTTGGTCTGCACACTGAGCTATTCCATTTACAGCAATTAGGCATGTCAGCTAAAGACATTTTACTCTCCGCAACCCATGAGGCTTATCAGTTTTTGGGGATTAATTGGGGCATTAAAGCGGGCGCTAAGGCAAACTTTATCATTTTGCCCTTAGAGGTGACCCAAGACATAACAAAAACCGTTGAATTTAAACGCATTTATTTAGAAGGTCGTGTGGTCGATAGAGAAAAATTACTCACCTACGCCATCCCAGATTGGTGGCAATACAGCAAGTTGCTTATTGGGGTAGAAGATTAA
- a CDS encoding LytR/AlgR family response regulator transcription factor, translating to MLSVFIVEDEFHAREKLKLQLSQLPDITLLGEAEHLTDAIERINQLAPNVVFLDIELGEHNGFSLFDNLNIKTQVIFTTAYSEFALKAFDNGAVDYLLKPFNLARLSQALSRIAAENIQLAAEKVKIHAKSGNKTYILEQENIVFFQTNLNMTIAQTKARNYVIDKTLEQLDLALGSHFVRVHRNAIINTQRVDNLMRLENGNYQIHFIDCDTNVITSRSGTNKIKQYFNLT from the coding sequence ATGCTAAGCGTATTTATTGTTGAAGACGAGTTTCACGCCCGTGAGAAATTAAAACTGCAGTTATCACAATTACCCGATATCACCTTGCTCGGGGAAGCTGAGCACTTAACGGATGCCATTGAACGCATAAACCAACTGGCACCCAATGTGGTGTTTCTGGATATTGAGCTTGGTGAGCACAATGGCTTTTCTTTGTTCGATAACTTAAATATTAAAACCCAGGTTATCTTTACCACGGCTTACAGTGAATTCGCCCTTAAGGCCTTTGACAATGGTGCTGTAGATTATTTGCTTAAGCCATTTAACTTGGCAAGACTCTCTCAAGCCTTGTCACGTATTGCCGCAGAAAATATACAATTAGCGGCAGAGAAAGTAAAAATTCATGCTAAATCAGGCAATAAAACCTACATACTCGAACAAGAAAACATCGTCTTTTTTCAAACCAATCTCAACATGACTATCGCTCAAACAAAAGCGCGAAACTATGTCATTGATAAGACTTTAGAGCAGTTGGACTTAGCCCTAGGTAGCCACTTTGTGCGAGTGCACAGAAACGCCATCATCAACACCCAACGTGTAGACAATCTAATGAGACTAGAAAATGGTAACTACCAAATTCATTTTATTGATTGTGATACCAACGTCATCACCAGCCGCAGCGGTACCAACAAGATTAAACAGTATTTCAACTTAACCTAA
- a CDS encoding sensor histidine kinase, with protein MRLSKHHSFLISLFLAFLYVLPAISEWLKMGEPDETLFIYSAPIWLTFFYIGPFWIYYFLQLLPTINQSAIPLRFMLFCLIMWGGTNIVAELHLLLFSQFAFPPFERFYSAFLWGVFIFTLWETYCLSLRYSHEKDLREQAQLQNLTNQLNPHFLFNSLNTISALMATDTQKADSILHSFSDILRASLDIKTPLIPLVQEIETCKKYLSLEQARFGDRITVYWQITASLDAINIPPLLLQPIFENAIKHNKGFKLEIKVEITPSPRGFDISIRDNGKGFSQKVLDGQRNGHGLSLIEKRLALHQLGELNIKNDNGASYQIALEAKC; from the coding sequence ATGCGGCTAAGCAAGCACCATTCTTTTCTTATCAGCCTATTCTTGGCATTTTTATATGTGTTACCTGCAATTAGCGAATGGCTGAAAATGGGTGAGCCAGATGAAACCCTGTTCATTTATAGCGCCCCTATTTGGCTGACATTTTTCTATATAGGGCCATTTTGGATCTATTATTTTCTGCAGCTATTGCCAACCATAAACCAAAGCGCTATCCCGTTAAGATTCATGCTGTTTTGCCTAATCATGTGGGGAGGTACCAACATAGTGGCCGAGCTACATTTACTATTATTCTCCCAATTTGCATTTCCGCCTTTTGAGCGATTCTATTCTGCATTTCTCTGGGGGGTGTTCATATTTACCCTGTGGGAAACCTATTGCCTGAGCTTACGTTATTCCCATGAAAAAGACTTGAGAGAGCAAGCGCAACTGCAGAATTTAACCAATCAATTAAACCCGCATTTTTTATTTAACTCGCTCAATACGATTTCTGCACTTATGGCCACAGATACACAAAAAGCCGACAGTATATTGCACAGTTTTTCAGATATTTTAAGGGCCAGTCTTGATATCAAAACACCGCTAATCCCCCTTGTCCAGGAAATCGAAACCTGCAAAAAATACCTATCGTTGGAACAAGCCCGCTTTGGCGACAGAATAACCGTCTACTGGCAAATAACCGCCAGTTTGGACGCCATTAACATTCCACCTTTACTGCTTCAGCCTATTTTTGAAAACGCCATAAAACACAATAAAGGTTTCAAACTTGAAATCAAGGTTGAGATCACCCCTAGCCCAAGGGGATTCGACATCAGCATAAGGGATAACGGCAAAGGCTTTTCGCAAAAAGTACTCGACGGCCAGCGTAACGGTCACGGATTAAGCTTGATTGAAAAACGTTTAGCCTTGCATCAGTTAGGCGAACTTAATATAAAAAATGACAACGGAGCAAGTTACCAAATTGCATTGGAGGCGAAATGCTAA
- a CDS encoding DUF3297 family protein: MNDTTAKPTLPDRLSVNPRSPHHVAAIFEHDIGIKINGKERFDVEEYCISEGWVKVAAHKALDRRGQPLLTTVKGTVEAFYK, translated from the coding sequence ATGAACGACACAACAGCTAAACCCACATTACCAGACCGTTTATCGGTTAACCCACGTAGCCCACATCATGTGGCCGCTATTTTCGAACATGATATTGGCATTAAAATTAATGGCAAAGAGCGTTTTGACGTCGAAGAATACTGCATCAGTGAAGGCTGGGTAAAAGTTGCTGCGCACAAGGCATTAGACCGTCGTGGTCAACCGCTATTGACCACAGTAAAAGGCACAGTAGAAGCTTTTTACAAGTAA
- a CDS encoding LysE family translocator, translating to MIDLALLPVYLTTVVALLLIPGPDMLLIASSSLSYGRKVGVYASLGNATSGLILTLLAAMGVSALVAMHPLALEILRVLGGAYLLKMGWDCMRSSGSDAPEIEQQHNLAKLLYRRAVMSNLLNPKALIFFVLFLPQFVSTQLSASSGEQMLALGLLLNVMGLSFNLLLVALVGTLGKPLLHNDKFRTYQNKFMGMIFFALAIWLLASQVPY from the coding sequence ATGATTGATTTGGCTCTGCTTCCTGTTTATTTGACCACAGTGGTGGCCCTGTTGTTAATTCCTGGTCCCGATATGCTGCTTATCGCCAGCTCTAGCCTGAGCTATGGCCGCAAAGTGGGCGTGTATGCAAGCTTAGGCAATGCCACCTCTGGACTGATATTAACCTTGCTTGCCGCAATGGGGGTCTCAGCCTTAGTGGCCATGCATCCTCTGGCTTTAGAAATACTGCGAGTATTGGGCGGGGCGTATTTACTCAAAATGGGCTGGGATTGCATGCGCAGCAGCGGCAGCGATGCCCCAGAAATTGAACAACAGCATAACCTGGCTAAATTGCTTTACCGCCGCGCGGTGATGAGCAACCTGCTTAACCCTAAGGCATTGATCTTTTTTGTTTTGTTTTTACCTCAGTTTGTCTCTACCCAGCTGAGCGCTAGTTCTGGCGAACAAATGTTGGCGCTGGGCCTGTTACTGAATGTGATGGGCTTAAGCTTCAACTTGCTGCTGGTGGCCCTGGTGGGCACCTTAGGCAAGCCCTTACTTCACAATGACAAGTTTCGCACCTATCAGAACAAGTTTATGGGGATGATATTTTTTGCCTTGGCTATCTGGTTGCTGGCTTCCCAAGTGCCATATTGA
- a CDS encoding serine hydrolase, whose translation MINSVNTQFKSLLLLSFVSLSSIAAPDAPQPDQSTLPQANRAPQANRAPMVIPDAPSVAAKAYVLMDYHSGQVIAEGNSYESLNPASLTKMMTSYVIGHELKVGNISLEDEVTITKNAWSKNFPDSSKMFIEVGKTVKVDDLNRGIIIQSGNDACVAMAEHIAGTEGAFVDLMNSWSKQLGMNDSYFENSHGLDSENHKTTAYDMALLGAALIRDVPQEYRVYAEKSFTYNGIKQYNRNGLLWDNSLNVDGIKTGHTSGAGYNLVASATSDGMRLISVVLGTSSESARKAESKKLLNYGFRFFETISPYKAGDTFTNHAIWYGDKDTVNLGVTTDTAITLGRGKAKDLQANFELTKQLTAPLAKGEVVGRVFFQLEGKDIAQFPLVTLEEINEGSWFSQLVDYFKQMISGWLS comes from the coding sequence ATGATAAATTCAGTTAATACACAGTTTAAATCTTTGCTGCTTCTTTCCTTTGTTTCGCTTTCAAGCATTGCAGCCCCGGACGCTCCTCAACCCGATCAATCGACATTACCGCAAGCCAATCGTGCCCCACAAGCCAACCGCGCCCCTATGGTTATTCCTGATGCACCGAGTGTTGCCGCTAAAGCTTATGTATTAATGGATTATCATTCAGGCCAAGTGATTGCTGAAGGTAATTCCTATGAAAGTCTAAACCCTGCAAGCTTAACTAAGATGATGACAAGCTATGTCATAGGTCATGAGCTCAAAGTGGGCAACATTTCCTTAGAAGATGAAGTCACCATCACCAAGAACGCTTGGTCGAAGAACTTCCCTGACTCATCTAAAATGTTCATCGAAGTGGGTAAAACTGTCAAAGTTGACGACCTAAATCGCGGCATCATCATTCAATCCGGAAATGATGCCTGTGTTGCCATGGCTGAGCACATCGCTGGCACCGAGGGCGCCTTCGTCGACCTAATGAACTCTTGGTCTAAACAGCTTGGCATGAATGACAGCTACTTTGAAAACTCCCACGGTCTAGACTCTGAAAACCACAAGACTACTGCCTATGATATGGCCTTGTTGGGTGCAGCTCTTATCCGTGATGTGCCGCAAGAGTATCGTGTATATGCAGAAAAATCATTCACTTACAATGGCATCAAACAGTATAACCGCAACGGTCTGTTATGGGATAACAGCTTAAATGTCGATGGCATTAAGACGGGTCACACCTCAGGCGCCGGTTATAACTTAGTGGCCTCAGCCACCAGTGATGGCATGCGCCTTATCTCTGTCGTGCTAGGCACCAGCAGTGAATCGGCTCGTAAGGCTGAAAGCAAAAAACTGCTTAATTATGGCTTCCGTTTCTTTGAAACCATCAGTCCTTATAAAGCCGGTGATACCTTCACCAATCACGCCATTTGGTACGGTGACAAAGACACAGTGAACTTAGGTGTGACCACAGACACGGCAATCACCTTAGGTCGCGGTAAAGCCAAAGACTTACAAGCCAACTTCGAGCTCACTAAGCAACTGACAGCGCCACTAGCGAAAGGCGAAGTGGTTGGCCGAGTATTTTTCCAACTCGAAGGTAAAGACATCGCCCAGTTCCCCTTGGTTACACTAGAGGAAATCAATGAAGGTAGCTGGTTCAGCCAGTTAGTGGATTATTTCAAGCAGATGATTTCAGGTTGGTTAAGCTAA
- a CDS encoding septal ring lytic transglycosylase RlpA family protein, with protein sequence MSSRLKTRGLNLKQLGVLAICSVLVACSSSPSSSKGAKRDSQSGRYQMANDRAPDNAPDVSKVPNAVPKYEPYSRQGNKDYRVLGKNYAVLNHGKDFRERGIASWYGSKFHGHLTSNGEVYDMYAMTAAHKTLPIPSYVKVRNEDNNKEIIVRVNDRGPFHEGRVIDLSYAAAYKLGVLSTGTARVNIEAIYFPTPSSRALAELADPHVNFIQITASRDKVRINHLAQKLEAKYGISSNIEPVNGFYRLRLGPIGQRHIADKLLQNLKRDGFPDSFMVEQAKP encoded by the coding sequence ATGAGTTCGCGGCTAAAGACCAGGGGTTTAAACCTCAAGCAATTGGGGGTGTTAGCCATATGCAGCGTTTTAGTTGCCTGTTCAAGCTCACCTTCAAGCTCTAAAGGGGCAAAGAGGGACAGTCAGAGTGGCCGTTACCAGATGGCCAATGACAGAGCCCCTGATAATGCGCCCGACGTGAGCAAGGTGCCCAATGCTGTGCCTAAATATGAGCCCTACAGTCGTCAAGGCAATAAAGACTATAGAGTGCTAGGTAAGAATTATGCGGTATTGAACCACGGCAAAGATTTCCGTGAACGGGGTATCGCCTCTTGGTACGGCTCAAAGTTTCATGGCCACCTTACCTCCAACGGTGAGGTCTATGATATGTATGCCATGACTGCCGCCCATAAAACCTTACCTATTCCAAGCTATGTCAAAGTGAGGAATGAAGATAACAATAAGGAAATCATCGTCAGGGTTAACGACCGTGGCCCGTTTCACGAAGGGCGAGTGATAGATTTATCCTACGCGGCGGCCTACAAGTTAGGGGTGCTCAGTACTGGTACTGCAAGAGTCAATATTGAAGCCATTTATTTCCCTACTCCCTCATCGAGGGCATTAGCCGAACTTGCCGACCCTCATGTGAATTTTATTCAAATCACAGCATCGCGAGATAAAGTAAGAATTAATCATCTGGCACAGAAATTGGAAGCTAAATACGGCATCTCATCGAACATAGAACCCGTAAACGGCTTCTATCGACTCAGGCTGGGCCCAATAGGTCAACGGCATATTGCTGATAAGCTGCTGCAAAACCTAAAGCGCGACGGTTTTCCTGATAGTTTTATGGTTGAGCAAGCTAAACCTTGA